From the Vitis riparia cultivar Riparia Gloire de Montpellier isolate 1030 unplaced genomic scaffold, EGFV_Vit.rip_1.0 scaffold392_pilon_pilon, whole genome shotgun sequence genome, the window CCCTGAAGTATTAACGCACATACCTCAAGTTGAGCAAGGTCAACTATTAATTAAAACCGACTTAATCCATCCGCAGACAATCTTCTAGATAAGATTGGTATACTAACCACTCCCACATAAACTGAGATGTACTGTTCTGGGCAAAGATGAAAGACCACATATAACGAATGGGAGCAGTTGTTGAAGAGTCATTTGTCCttgaaattgaatatatatgtaTTGCTAGATGAACGAAAGACCTGGTGAGTTTATGCTTGGCATATACTGATAAACAAAGACCAATTCAAGGACTTCTCTCTATAAATTGACAAGTATCTTATGCAAGATTTCTCACCCCTCACCTCTCGATAAAGATTGTGATTGTTAAAGACAGTACTCTAACAATGAAGAAAGGTGTTAGTTTCCTGGTAACTGTTGCTCTCATAGCATTGGTTTCCTCTCTTGCCTCTGCCTCTGATCCAGGCCCACTGCAGGACACCTGTGTTGCCATTGATGAGCCCAATGATGCTGGTATTTCTTTAGCAACCAATGATCGTATAGCTATTTTCAGTACTACTCTTTTCATTGATATGATGAATATATTTTGATACTAATGccctttctttaatttcttttatgcaGTTTTTGTGAATGGGAAGTTCTGCAAGGACCCAAAGATGACCATGGCCGAGGATTTCTTCTCTCCAGGCCTGGATAAGCCAGGAAACACATCAAATCAAGTAGGGTCAAATGTCACTACCGTAAACGTTGACAAAATAAAGGGACTCAACACTCTTGGCATATCCATTGTTCGTATTGACTATGAACCATATGGCGAAAACCCTCCTCACACTCACCCTCGTGCTGCTGAGATCCTAACTGTCTTGGAGGGAACCCTCTACGTTGGCTTTGTCACGTCCAACCCTGAAAACCGTCTCATTAGCAAAGTCCTCAACCAGGGGGATGTATTTGTGTTTCCTGTTGGTCTCATTCACTTCCAGTTCAATGTTGGGCACACTAATGCAGTAGCCATTGCTGGTCTGAACAGCCAAAATCCAGGTGTAATCACCATAGCAAAAGCAGTGTTTGGATCGAATCCACCCATCAATCCTGATGTTCTCACAAGGGCCTTCCAGTTGGATAAGAATGTGGTTGACGACCTTCAATCACGCTTCTCGTCGGACAACAACTAAGTgagaattaagaaaataaatacatgaaGAGGATTTCTGCTGTTCAAGTGACTATTTGCAATGTTCCCTCATTATAATTATCATAGTATAATAagagggctttttttttttccctttttttctgtAACTCTTCTGCTGTGGAGCTAAGgcttaattaatattaataaagcaGTTTGTtgatcatctctctctctctctctctctctctctctctctctcaaaactATATCCAGGATTGGCCCATGTTTGTGTATAAAATCGTCAAAAACAACTGATACAAAATCTCCGTTGCGTTATTGGTCATGGGATATATGGACAAAATAAATCAGTTCAGAGGCAATACTTCATGGCATGTTCTCAAACATAAACTATTTTCAATggcttttcttttcctttttctttggcATATACCGATGGTTAAGTTCTGACTATTAAAAGGAAGATATAATTTCGTGTTAAATCTGGGAAAATGCTACAAAAGAGAAACTCACAATGACTGAGAGTGCTTTCTTCAGAAATGATCACAAGCGGGAGATGAGAACATTTGACCAGTTGTATGATATACAATCAAACAGAACAAGGCCTGTTGACAGGTTTACTGAGCTTTACCCGTGGATTTAAGCTGAGTCATTGGTGAGAAAGCTAATACAGAGGGAGAGAGGgaaagagggagagggagagagagagagagagagcttgaCTTGGAAAGTCTTGAGAGAAACAGATGAGAAATGGATGTAGTAGTTGAAGAATGATTCGacttaattttgaaatagaaaaatgcatCCATTGAAGATTTGGAGAGTCTCTATATATGAACACTTGGCATGTCCCTATCTATACATTAAACATAGACTAATATGAACACGGTTTTTTGCTTCTCATCAAAAGACATAGATTGTGTCGGTTGGAGACAACCTAACAGCTATCAACTGTGTTGGTTTTCTTGTAATTAAGACATAGTTTAAAGGTGTTTGTTAAAGCATCTCTTTCATCTCATTAGTTTAACAGTAATCATGACTTTTGAGTAGGCATTACGGGCGTAAGTAAAACggaaaaactaataaaattagtCCAATTAATCCAACTAAAATCGATGAAATTGGTTCGACTTTTAATAACTATAAAAGTTGGTTCacttaaagaattttaaaacttgacTTTATCagtttaatttttgttttttttttttttttatcttctaacCAATAAAAACTGAATCAAATCGATATTTTAAAGATTTCATTTCTTGTAATTTATAATTGTTCAATGtttaatgtttatttaattattattacttataatttgaaaaatgtattaagactattaattattattaaaccatggtcaaatcaattttaaattcatttgttATATTTGGgttagaaattttaaatgtatttgtcGGTTAAGCCTAAGTTGGTTataattactttaatttaaaaataaattggatttaAGATCTAATGTAATTTGTATCCAACCAATCATCTAAACCGAACCAAActgattttaaataagtttggtTTGGTTTAATTTTTCCATCACTAGAAGAttcatttggtttttatttaagtataaaCCTATCATTTTGATTTGactaatttttttctccaaaatttgAACGAACCACACCTCTTTACAATTCTAGTAGGCCCCTAGTATAAAATAAAGGACAACACCCATTTGGGAAGATTTTAACCttaaggttgtgtttggttccagaaaatactatgaaaaaaaaatgtaaaggaaaatgattttttcatgtttggttggcttataaaaaatattaaagaaaatcaaatacaattaaaattagttaaaaacttatatatttttaaattatttaatctttatatcgataaattaaaataagtaaaatgcgtttgaaatagcaaataaaaataatttatcgacttttaacttttttttttccttcactttttatttctttctacttttcttttatattttttttccttagcattttccctcaaattttttgagaaccaaacatagcctaaaggaATCCTTGACCTAACAATTGCTTGCTAGCCTTCTTGAATACAGTTGGGCACATGGCCATGACCCATACATATACTTTTGTCCAAGAGCTTACCCTACCATTCACATAAAGAACTCCTAAATTTGCAAGGAGTGGCGAAACACTTGAGGTTGAACATTGGAGTCCGATTGGGATATGTAACCTAGGTAGGCACCAAAAAAGGctacaaagagaaaaatagatCGCACCCACACAAGGTTGTGTAACTTTGTCGGCTAGGGAGGGTGTGGTCTAAAAGCCACGATAGTTAGAATGTACAAACATTGATTTATCCCACCTACAAGGGTTATTCTTCAAAATCTATTGACTACCGGTCGTGAGAACCTTGACCAACCAATGATAGCTTTAGCACAAAAGTTCATACACCACTTGAAAAGTTGTAATTGCCTAACTAATGGTGCCTATGAAAAATGTTAGATGTAAACAACCTAGTTTaagattgataattttgtttcatttattttgactTAGGGTCTTTTTAGGTTGTATCTTACTCTCTATTGAAGACTCAAGGTTTCCGCATGATCAACTGGAATGACATAGGTAAGTATATAAAAGTCTAGGAAAGACATTGTTATTTATGAAGACATGGTGTGGATCAAAGTCTTTAAAactaagttaaaatatttttataatagtcTTAAAAATCTCTTTGAGTGCTTAAGTGCTAAGGAGAGTGCTCAAGCATTGATGATAGCGCTCAAGTGCCTATAGTAGAGAATTCTCTAGAATTTTGGAGGTCCAtctttccaattttaaaaagctTTATTTTTGGGAAGTTTCTAGATCCGGTCCACCAGGTTCCTAAGCTTATAAATACCTTACCTAATAACGTGTTTGGTTTGATGCAAATGTTTGAAAAAACCTAATTTGCCTTCTCATTCTCAAAACTCCTAAAGAAGATTAATGATTTTCAATTCTATTGGGTTAAGATGGAGATATGGAAGATCCATTAGGAGTAAATGTGGTCCTACGTTGTGAACATGAAGTGCAATGTAAGGGTTGGGGAGTGAGACTTTCATATAGTGGATTGTACTTTCATATAGTGGATTGGTGATTTGAGGTCTTTAACCTAATAATTTTTACATCTATTTATTGTGCGGGTAGTTTTCTATgtaaaattttctctctcttatgTTGAATATTCTTTGGTGTCCCATAATTAAAAAGAgatagttaaataattgaagtcAGGCTTGTACTTGTCAGACTTATGACTATCAAGCTTGTGATACACATTATCCATGGAGGGCCCACAAACTCATAGTGGAAGATGAAAAACCATGAAAAGTCAATGATTAAATAAGCCACCTACATTGTTTAAGTCAACAATGTGTAGTATGTGTTTacaccaatgttttcagaaccgaaCCGGATATTGAACCGAATAAGTTACAGATTCACGGTTCACTAGTCGGACCGGTGGTTGAACCGCGGTCGAACCGGTAACGTCATACatagataatttatattttattaaaattaaaaaataattttaaaatatttaaaatatatataattaaaaattaataatatttatgatattacttattcatttttatataaatgtattaatattttaaatttattaaacaaaatgtatatattatttaaatatgaaaatatattgaaaatggtaaaaaaaattgtatttattattttattcttttcccctttttacTCACAATATTTCCCATATTTGGAATTATTAGATCTGGTAATCCTCAAACCATATTTCCCTCTGCAGCATCAACAGATAGTATTAAGTTTGCATTTGATTAAGACAATCTTCTGATCTAAGTTTGCCAAACAAGTGCTGCGCCAAACCCTCAAGACATTTCTTTAAATCCTCAGCCGCATAAGATGTGCCATCCATTCCAGATGCCTCCCAATCACCTGGAAAGAAGACACGAACACCTTCCATCTGCATGATCAGGAAGCAAAGTTATTGAACTGAAGAAAACATTAAGAAACTAGTTAATAGAAAACAATCATTGCAagaatcagagataagaaaccTGATGAAAAATAGGGTAGTGAGTTGAATCAATGGAATCTCTACAATAAACATCTCCAGTCTTGAAATAAAACCTAACAGCACAGGAGGGCAGGAGGTTGGGGGTgggttttaacttttaacaCGTGGGGTGGGGGAGAGAGGGATTTACAGTCGATGTCGaccgggggggggggggggtttacTGCGGGTGCAGCCGGGGGAAAACTTCACAGCATTGCAAGAGGGTGGGGTGGGGGTGTTTCAGTGGCAGCTCCATGCCGACGACAGTGGGCAGCTCTGAGAGAGGTTGTTGGAGGAGGGGCCACTAGGGGAGGGCTTCACAGCGCTACAAGAGGGTAGGGTGGGGGTGTTTCAGTGGCAGCTCCATGCGGACGGTGGAGCTCCGTGCCGACAACAATGGCAGCTCCCTGAAAGGTTGCTGGAGAAGGGGGAAGGGGGGGTAATTGAACCGCCGATTCAGCCAGTTCGATTCCGATTCAACCTCTTTTTGGGTTAATTGACTGGACCGGACCGAAACCGTGACTGGCCGGCAGTCGGACCGGCGGGTCCGGTCctgtttttaaaaccatggtttaCACCTAGAAACCTAATACTTTATGACTCAACCTCTGACTTGAGGTGTTCAACCCAAGCCCAACTTAACCTCATTTCTCTAAGTTTGGGTTGACTTTAGGTTAATCAAGTTAAATTTGAGTTGATTGAgttgcataattcaaaatccatgcataatgttttataaaatgcttttttctatatatttaaataaaaatttaaataataaataagacaaaattcCAATATagtaacaaaaagtaaaaaataaattgatatatctttctaaaaattaaaatatatatatagatataatataatttattatttttcttaaaaaattgagCTGATTGAGTTGATTGGgttgcataattcaaaattcatgcataatgt encodes:
- the LOC117909807 gene encoding germin-like protein subfamily 1 member 17, yielding MKKGVSFLVTVALIALVSSLASASDPGPLQDTCVAIDEPNDAVFVNGKFCKDPKMTMAEDFFSPGLDKPGNTSNQVGSNVTTVNVDKIKGLNTLGISIVRIDYEPYGENPPHTHPRAAEILTVLEGTLYVGFVTSNPENRLISKVLNQGDVFVFPVGLIHFQFNVGHTNAVAIAGLNSQNPGVITIAKAVFGSNPPINPDVLTRAFQLDKNVVDDLQSRFSSDNN